The DNA sequence CAAGGTACATGACCCCCAGTGTTGGATGCACCCGCGACGGGACGATATCGCAGTGCTGCTGTAAAATCTTCGGTCAAACTGAAGTGAGTCTCATTCAGCCATAATAACAGCATCCTGACCGCTGAGACTCAGtcatccatcaccggccCGAATGCTCTATCTCGATTAGACGTCGGTTTCTGGTGTCATTGTCACCGCACTACCGGCTTGGCAGTCCTCCGAGCCTGAACACGCAGTCTGGGACACCAGTCGACCATCGCCAATGAACTACCAAACAGTCAGATCTCCAATACGATACTCCATAGCTGTGTTGGGGGCTGGTTGCACTGGCTGATGCTGTGCGTCGTTCATATTTCCCAAGCCGGACCGATCTatcctcgccttcctttctttctgctCTCGCATACTGTCATCAGTCGTTGGGAGTAGGTGAGCTTGCCGGTTTGGCCCCCGGCTGGTGACACGGCTCTCTTGAAATACTCATCACATCTTTGCCTGCCGGCCATCTTCTGTAGTCTTCCGCGATCAAGATAGCAACTTGGCGTCACCAAGACGTGAAGGCTGTCCGGGTATCGGCTAGTGGGCCAGGTATGAGGGGAATCAAGTCTTGGAAAGGCAAGTACAAACGATACACACACAGAGACTGCAGTTACCCCTGTGAAACGCCATCCATCGAGACCAGACAGTGGTCTATGGTCGTCATCAGTGCGGGTGCAACCTGTGACCCAAAGGAGtacggatgatgatgatgatgaagaagaagcagaagagggGAGCCGGGAAGGTGTGGGGAGGTCTGCCTGGAGAAGCTCCGGTCTGCTCCCCACCAGAGCCCTTTTAACTCGTGATTGTGCCACTGCAAACCGCTGTGTCAACAAACATAAAACCTTAACTTGCAGCTTACCACGCTTGGGGATGGGCCCTGGCTCTAATACGAGCATCCGCAATCCAGAGCCAATTCCGATCTGGTGGGAACAGCCACAACGGCTCAACCGATGTCATTCATACAGTtccaacccccttttccctttcctccctcGTCCTACCAGCACAGCTATTCATACAGACACTCCCGTGACTGGCGGAGAGCGGGCATCGTGCGCTCGTCTCCCTTCCGGAATCATGGCAGGCACGGCTCTGCCTTCTTGCCTCCATGTCTAGGAGGGCGTTTTCACGCCGCTGCGGCCTCCATGGTTGCTAACGTCGGGACCCCTCGACCAAGCTCAATATATCCATCAACAATTCCAAGCTCCACGGCCATCCCATACCAAGAACCGTTCGCGGCTGCACCGCCGGAGAATTACATGATGCAAGGGAATCCAACAAATACAGGTGCTCCGCCGGAGAAACCGTTGGTCCCGAGCAGCACTGCAGATTGGGAAGCCAAAAAGGATGTCATCAGGCAGCTGTACATGGACGAAAATCGCATTTTGAACGAGGTCATCGATATTATGCACCGCGTTCACAGGTTCAAGGCAACGTAAGCtggctctctctctcctcggACCGAAGATAGGAGGCAGGCCGAGTTAACGTGTGAGACAATGACAATGCAGAGCGAGAATGTACAAAGGCCAGTTCCACAAGTGGGAGTGGTCAAAGTACAACACCAGAAAGGGACGAAGCCAGAACGCCTTGATGCCCGCTCAGTCCAGGGCAACGAAGAAGCGAGCACACGACGCCGACAACACCGTCAGTAGTGAGACGGCAGCAGCTCACCTTGACTTTGATCTTCCAACTGTCCATTCAACTGGGAGCCAAGCTGTGATGGCAAGAGTTGGAAATGCGATGAACACGCCGCTCTTGCATCAAAACTCCGACTTTCGCAATGTTGAATTCTCTCTCGATGCGTACAAGGCGCTGATCAATATTTGGTCCCCCGGTGACAAGCCATGGAAGTCTTCGATTCCGTCACCTCCCACCGCGCCTGCCGGAACCATACTTCAACAAGTTCAGCAAGCGCTAGCTTTGTTTGACCGGGGGCAGAATGCAGGAGGAATCCGAATCCTGGACTCGGTCAATGAAAGAATAGCCTCTGCTCTCACAATCAccgcatcctcttcttcttcggcagcCTGTGGTGAAAACAAGACCGGCACcgagatcaccaccaccaccactgccaccaccgccaccactgCAAGCATCCCCATCGAAATCATATGGGACTGTTTTCTTGCCGTCCCCCAGCTGATCCTCACCGCCAACCGGCCCGAGCTACTAAGTCTCTTCATGGACTACCTCGCCCGCTACGCCAACATCACCCTGTCGTCGGGGCACCCCCTTACCAAAATCTCATGCCATCTCGCCGCCTTGACCCGTGCGTTTTccatccaccgccagcaAAAGAACAATCACCCCCAAAccagccaagaagaagccctcaACATGCTCAAAATGTATGTCTCCGAGTCCTGGACCCTCTGGCTCGACCTCATCACCGAGACACGCGGGCCGAAAGACCATgtcaccatccacctccgccgCGGGTACGCAGTGCTCATGGAGGAAGACGGCGATTCCCCGGGACGAGGAAGCTCAAGGTTACTTACCGATTTTACGTCCAGTCTGGACGAGTCGATCCAGATCCgcggggaggaggccacCACTGCACGGGTGCtagagttggaggagttaCTGGCCAAGATGTACATGCCACTTTTTACGCCAAAGAAGCTGGCCCACGCGGAGAAGATGCTCAAGGATGTGATCACAAAGGTGGTGACGAGgctggggaaaggggggacgAGGGCGGACACAGAAATGGGGTACAATGACCGGTTTTTACTCTTCATTGTCAAGCACTTCTTGGCAAGGATAGCGGATCATGAAGGGAATTTGGAAGCTGGGcggaagtggaggagggaaagcTTGGAGACGGAGAAGAACGATTTGTTTTGGAGGCAGACGTCccagatggtggaggagggcttgaGGGCGgatggaagggaggaggaggcggaagagattaagcgggagatggaggaagTGATGCCCAAAGAGGAGTAGGAggagtaggaggaggaggaggaggagggaccCGAAAACAGCATGACAACTTGGATTGTTTTGTTCCAGTTTGGTGTGTTTACCTGCCATGGAGGCAGTACGAAGGGGTGCTGTGGCTGCGGAGAGGGTTGAAAGCCTTCAACGAGTGGCAAAACGAGATACCTATGATTTGGCTTTGGATTTCCCCTTCTTTGTATCCATACCTTACCTGATAGCTTTGGACGTAGCGAAATTTGAGACACGGGACCACACACCTATCTGATACACGGCAGTGACAAGCACCGACTCCGACTCCTTCACCATCGCTCCCACATTCTCTGTTCCTCAAAACCGGGGAGTTGCTTATCCTCGTGCAGTTTGACAGAGGGGGGCCTGCACGGGTGTAACCTGCTCGCCTAGGAAGACTGCTTTACCAGTTAGCTGACACTGAAAGCTTGGCCCGAAAAAGCTGTGCTACGGCCGATACCCGAGTTCGGCTGAtcagaggagaaggctgcaGAGTGAAAGGGGGTTATCTATCGGAGGATACAGCAATAAGCTTGTATGCAAGCTGCCTCGCAGATGACGGGGGATGCTGTGCAAGTgcgatggtggtgtctgGTTCGCCATGTCCTCGAGAAATACTACGTTACCAGTGATGAGAATTAAGCCGACCTTCGCCCAGAAATATCTGAGCACAATTTCAACTGATGCACCAACTTTCTcagtggggaggatggtatGGCACATGTCATGCAAACCTGAAAGAGCCTGGTGCTCGACGGTAGGGGGCAGCCCCTGACAGTTGCCCGGCCAACTTGGGCCAACTAACCCCTGAGTTTGCTACCCTAAGGGGTTCTGGCCCCATCCCATCGCCTCTCCTGAGCGTGAAATGAGAAGTATCTCCAGGCAACCAGAAAGGCAGTAATTGTCGAGAGTAGCACGAGACTGAGTTTTCAATATTTCTATTTTGGCATGCCCGCTCACCTTGCTCATCGCTCCGCTCGGGACCGTGGTATCACGGTGACATCAACCTTGCCACCCGCGACGGAAAGCCTATCCGGCACAACCAATCCACGACAGGGAGTCCCGCTCCTAGAGAGCGAGCATTGAAGCTGGGGTAAGAAGATGTCAGCTCGGCGACCGGGATGGAGCTGTCATGGCCAAGAGCTGACCGAGTGACAACACAATGACGTCCACGACTGAGCTGTCACCAAACACAATGCCTCCCTATAACTGCGTTACCCCTTTTTCTTGCCATGTAACAAAAACAACTCACCGGACACTTTTTCCCTCGGTCAAAAGAGGAAAAGCATCCAGCCAGCAGTCATAGCCGAAATGTCCGAGCCCGACTTGTCCAAGATCGCCCGCGATGCCGAGCGGGACCTGAACACGTATCAGTCCAAGACCGGCTCCTCCAGGCGAGGACTGGATGACTCTGGTGTCACTGACACGTCGGCTAACAAGATGTTTTCCGGCTCGACTGTCAAGACGGGGGACGACTTTGTCACCAGCAAGAGCTACAACCGTCGCATTCCGGGTGATGAAGGAGGTGATGTGGACGACAAGGGACAGTAAGCCATTGCTGCCCGAGAGGAGTACAAAATGAAAAGCAGGGGCTTACCAGATTCGCAGCTGGGTGCATGGCCGGGCGTAtgagggtgaaggtggtCCAGAAGACAAGACAGCTCACATCTATCAGCACAATCCGGGCGGGATTGACGAGGCAACAGTGAGGAAGTGGGGCAAGGATCCGGTCGAGCTGGAAAGGGCTACACTCCGGAAGGACAGGCCTGATTTGCTCCCTTCCGAGGAAGCACTCGGCGGGAGAGCTAACGAGCCGGCTCACCAGGGCGACGTTTCCGAACAAGGTAGACTGGCGTCCAAGGCCAATTTGGGacgggatgaggaggacaagagagAGCTGCCGAGCCAAGGGTCAGGTGGTTCCCGCTACAAGGCGGCCTACTATGAGACACCCGAGAGTGTGCCCGATCAAGGAGCTGATATGGGTGTGATTCCGCCCAAGTCCTCAACGGGAAGATCACGCAACATCTAGTCGGTCAATTGATACTGTCGAGTAGTGTAATATGTTGAATGTTCTGTTCTGTCTATCATCTATTAGTGTATCCCGCGTAGTGCATAAAGGTGCAGATGTGATGTTGGAATGACCGACAATCTCacagcttctcctcgtcctcacgAGGGGCCTCCGTTAGAGACTGTAGCACAAATCCAGCCAGCGGCACCACCCACTCTTTGCTCACGGGCACATAATGCCCGCCCGGATGGACCACCTTGACTGCCCCCTCCGACCTTTCCACCAGCCCCTGACTCCTGctctcatccaccactgTATCCAGACCACCAAAATAGTGCAAGCTCGGCGTCTTCACCTTTGGCTGATAAAGCCACGCGCTCAGGTCCTGGTCCACAGCCCAGAACCCAGAGTACGACACCCAAAACTTGAGCGGCTGTCCGCCGTTTGCGGCCCGTATACTTTCCACCCACTCCTTGTGCTCCACAGCCGGCTGCCTGAACCGTTCCAACGCGGCAGCAAGAATGGAAGCTACACAACCCCCCTGACTGAACCCAATCACACCTTCGATACCGCCGCCGGTCTCTTCGATAGCGGAGGCGAGCTGTAACATTCCCTGCTGGACAAGACGATACGACCCAGTAGCTTCGTCTTTGCGGAACCAAGCCCAAGAGTCtatctcctcgtcctctctGCCTTCGTTGTCGGATGACGGCTGATACCCCGGGATGTCGCGGGGGTACAGCCGGTTGGGGGCAGTGGGGTAGATGAGAGAAGGGATGAGATTTCGGGGAGCCAGAGCCTTGACGAGGAGCTTTTCCACCGCGCGGGTTTTGGCGCGAAAGAGGGGACCAGATTGAGTGTAGCCTTTTTTTGCCAGTGTTAGTGAGCTGAGGTCAAACATGAGAGTAAGTAGTACGAGTGAGAGATGCGGTGAGGGGTAACCGATACAACAAGTCGAGAGTAAAAGCGCTCATACATGAGTCCCTAGGTCCGCAAAAAAAAGGCTTACCATGAAGCATCAATATTTTGACTTCCTTCTTTggtggcttgttgttgacggCCTTGCCCCTGGGAACTGGCGTGGAAGCCCCGGAGATGGGAGTCTGCGTGCCGCTTTGTGTctcggccatggtggtgCTGCAAAAGAGACTTCTCTGACTAGTGCTGAAGAAACGCACAACTTGAAAGGAATGGATCCGAGATTGCGACCTGCTGGCGACAAATCTCCAGGTGTGAAATGACAGCATGTGAATAAAAGCTGTCaactgcggcggcggcgtccaTCCAGTCTTCTCGGAGGGCCAGCGGGATTGGCTCGGCATGACACATGCGGCCAGCGTTGGGGTTCGAACTTGGGCTTAAAAATCACGATAAGATAGGGCCCACTGGAGGCGAATCACCCAGGGGCATGGCTTGAACAGACATGATTTTTGATAAGATCAAGGGATGCCATATGGGCTTATTTATTTTCTTGTGGGTATCGTTCATCTACGAGCAGCAACAGAGACATGTAACCTCTACTGATTCCCAACGTATCCTAAAGCAGCAAAACGTGCTCTCAACGCGGGCGCCCAGCAACGGGTAGAAATTCAATCTATGCCAGAGCGAAAACATCCATACCAACGGGAGAATGGTGATGAATGTCGATAACCCACTGCGAACAGTGAGTAGCTGGCAAATGCTGTTGACCTGAGTCTTGAGCAACCCCCGATCCCTCCTGATAACCTGAAGAACTGGTTTCACACTCCTGATATCGACACCAGACTCTGAATTGAGCAGTCATACAGGTTGGTTCTCGGCAAAGCGACTGGAAAGCTGTAGATGCCATCCGTTTCACCCTTCCTCTCTGCAACCTCCCGCGCAAACAAGGGGAACACATCGAAACCGCCGACACAGCTCAATTGATGCTGGCTGCCTGCTATGATACATATACACTGGCGCAAATGACCTCGGGGCTCGCGTTCAGGGGGGATAAGAATCGTGGGTCAAGGAAATTGCTGCATCGCTCTCGTCTCTTGTATTCCAACAACCGTCGTCAACAGCGTCGTCTACTTTAATGGGAAGCCTTGGCGTTGGGGTTGCGGGGGTCGTTCTTGAACTCGTCGCCTGTGGGGGAGTATTGTTAGTATTTGGGAACTCGGTGGATCGTGGGCGCAGGGAGTCGGCGAGGACAAGAGGGGCGGAGGGGCATACTGTTCATCATGGCAGTCTGGGCCGAGTTGACGCCATAGGCAATGACCACGGCTGGTAGGAGTCGAGGTTAGTTACTGAAGAGAGCAGCCCGGGGGAGGTGTGGTCGAGTTATAGTCGGGTTAGGTTAGTGACATACCGGCAGCGAAGAAGGGAGCCATGGGACGCACTGTGGTCATTCAATCGTCAGTCAGCGCACacgaggatgggggggattCAATTGGGACAGCAACATACACACGGGCGTCGGGAACTTCTTGAAGGGGGCAACTCCGAGCCAAGACATGGTGACGGTTATCTTCTGGTTTAGAAGATGGACTGGGTTCGGGTGACGTTGATGGAGGTTGTCGGGGTTGTCGAAAACGAGCGTTTTTCACAGTTGCTTCCGGCTCCCGAAAGCTGCCAACCAGCGTTGCCGAGAGGCGGAAGAGATGCCTGAATTGTAAGGCTTTCAGCGGTTCAGTCCAAGCTGAGGTGACCCAAACTTCACTTTGAATCCTTGGCATGGACGGAATCCGTGGAAATGATTCTCCGGCTTCTCCACTCCAAAGTGAAGCTAGGCGAGTCCAGGCGCGTGACATCATAACCCCCgcacctcaccaaccccagacAAGCAAACGGGCATCAAGGCCCGGGCTTGCGCCGGACCCTGGACATACTAGCAAAGTGGACAGCCAGCTGGGGTGCTGGGCTGATATTTGCTGCATGAAGATGGACTTCAGGCTCACTCACCTCAGGCAGGGGACCAGCTGACGTTGCTTTCCGGACTGGCTGTTGACTTGTACTCATCTGTTCCCTGTTCCCTGCTCCCAACTCCCAGCTCCCAGCTCTccaaactcccccctccctccagtTCACCTGAAAAGGAAAACACCTTACCTTAAAGCTCTCCTCgaacccctcctcaccaaccaaaTTATCACCAActttacctacctactttaCGCTCTCAAGTGCGGGGGAAATAGCTGTGCGCACCGTAGCACCCGGCCGCCTCTCTGTCCAATTATCCTCCgtcttccccctcctttACT is a window from the Podospora pseudocomata strain CBS 415.72m chromosome 6, whole genome shotgun sequence genome containing:
- the FSH3 gene encoding Family of serine hydrolases 3 (EggNog:ENOG503NX5C; COG:E) — translated: MPSQSRWPSEKTGWTPPPQLTAFIHMLSFHTWRFVASRSQSRIHSFQVVRFFSTSQRSLFCSTTMAETQSGTQTPISGASTPVPRGKAVNNKPPKKEVKILMLHGYTQSGPLFRAKTRAVEKLLVKALAPRNLIPSLIYPTAPNRLYPRDIPGYQPSSDNEGREDEEIDSWAWFRKDEATGSYRLVQQGMLQLASAIEETGGGIEGVIGFSQGGCVASILAAALERFRQPAVEHKEWVESIRAANGGQPLKFWVSYSGFWAVDQDLSAWLYQPKVKTPSLHYFGGLDTVVDESRSQGLVERSEGAVKVVHPGGHYVPVSKEWVVPLAGFVLQSLTEAPREDEEKL
- the ATP18 gene encoding atp18 subunit J of the mitochondrial F1F0 ATP synthase (COG:S; EggNog:ENOG503P8G9), whose translation is MSWLGVAPFKKFPTPVLRPMAPFFAAAVVIAYGVNSAQTAMMNSDEFKNDPRNPNAKASH
- a CDS encoding hypothetical protein (COG:S; EggNog:ENOG503P99N), coding for MVANVGTPRPSSIYPSTIPSSTAIPYQEPFAAAPPENYMMQGNPTNTGAPPEKPLVPSSTADWEAKKDVIRQLYMDENRILNEVIDIMHRVHRFKATARMYKGQFHKWEWSKYNTRKGRSQNALMPAQSRATKKRAHDADNTVSSETAAAHLDFDLPTVHSTGSQAVMARVGNAMNTPLLHQNSDFRNVEFSLDAYKALINIWSPGDKPWKSSIPSPPTAPAGTILQQVQQALALFDRGQNAGGIRILDSVNERIASALTITASSSSSAACGENKTGTEITTTTTATTATTASIPIEIIWDCFLAVPQLILTANRPELLSLFMDYLARYANITLSSGHPLTKISCHLAALTRAFSIHRQQKNNHPQTSQEEALNMLKMYVSESWTLWLDLITETRGPKDHVTIHLRRGYAVLMEEDGDSPGRGSSRLLTDFTSSLDESIQIRGEEATTARVLELEELLAKMYMPLFTPKKLAHAEKMLKDVITKVVTRLGKGGTRADTEMGYNDRFLLFIVKHFLARIADHEGNLEAGRKWRRESLETEKNDLFWRQTSQMVEEGLRADGREEEAEEIKREMEEVMPKEE
- a CDS encoding hypothetical protein (EggNog:ENOG503P4H5): MSEPDLSKIARDAERDLNTYQSKTGSSRRGLDDSGVTDTSANKMFSGSTVKTGDDFVTSKSYNRRIPGDEGGDVDDKGHWVHGRAYEGEGGPEDKTAHIYQHNPGGIDEATVRKWGKDPVELERATLRKDRPDLLPSEEALGGRANEPAHQGDVSEQGRLASKANLGRDEEDKRELPSQGSGGSRYKAAYYETPESVPDQGADMGVIPPKSSTGRSRNI